The following proteins are encoded in a genomic region of Primulina huaijiensis isolate GDHJ02 chromosome 3, ASM1229523v2, whole genome shotgun sequence:
- the LOC140972254 gene encoding uncharacterized protein At3g49055-like encodes MEPIESSPEKHAFKGLESLGLSYRNLETRFKEKETVFTHLQKQNKDSIRKNKDSLKETAKERGCRDEIFKAKNHLRERDEEFVWENGQLKRDNGEKIGIFTRNLEVIKLAKDGLMRIILSLEEDRLENFGEEHEENEQDLENDELLVESNLVLRLIDMISLKLNDYKNSNIKEKRELESRLVNLEEENKDINSLLRIALMEKETLEKNLGKLKGENEQKKLAILQIAEKGLQKVGFGFIMGSGYNDQTLNDSDTKSGTKSDDSERAEEVVNLTSAMEKIMKNLRQEIAESRSSLQESRLETEQLRSITFKQDRKLSRKRQKIKELEDKEAKLIQNVEALLVEIKETEEDASRWMEACELEAEAGKNAVLERDKLVGILKQELEKKSAALDISNGKLTLKNELVSAADAAREAAERSLQLADSRAAGLRQRIEELTKQLEDCEKRRSRRRRRYICWPFPLNPANTPAGGIRNVKRMIPEMLALDN; translated from the exons atgGAACCCATTGAATCATCGCCTGAAAAGCATGCATTTAAAGGACTTGAAAGCCTTGGGTTATCATATCGAAATCTTGAAACCAGATTCAAAGAGAAGGAAACGGTGTTCACTCATTTACAGAAACAGAATAAAGATTCCATCCGAAAAAATAAAGACTCTTTGAAAGAAACCGCGAAAGAGAGAGGGTGCCGAGACGAAATTTTCAAGGCCAAGAACCATCTTAGAGAAAGGGATGAAGAGTTTGTGTGGGAGAATGGACAGTTGAAGAGAGACAATGGGGAGAAAATTGGGATTTTCACGAGGAATCTTGAGGTCATAAAGTTGGCTAAAGATGGCTTGATGAGAATAATCTTGAGTTTAGAAGAGGACAGGCTCGAAAATTTTGGTGAAGAACATGAAGAAAATGAACAAGATCTTGAAAATGATGAGTTATTGGTGGAATCAAATCTTGTTTTGAGGCTTATCGATATGATCTCATTGAAACTCAATGATTATAAGAATTCAAATATAAAGGAGAAGAGGGAATTAGAGTCCAGATTGGTGAATTTGGAGGAAGAAAACAAAGATATCAACAGCTTGCTTAGAATTGCATTGATGGAGAAAGAGACACTGGAGAAGAATTTAGGTAAGCTTAAGGGAGAAAATGAGCAAAAAAAATTGGCAATTTTGCAGATTGCTGAAAAGGGCTTGCAAAAAGTTGGATTCGGGTTTATAATGGGAAGTGGATACAATGATCAGACATTGAATGATTCGGATACAAAATCGGGTACCAAATCAGATGACAGTGAACGGGCAGAGGAAGTTGTTAATCTG ACTTCAGCTATGGAGAAAATCATGAAGAATTTGCGACAGGAAATTGCTGAATCGAGGAGTTCTTTACAAGAATCAAG GTTAGAAACAGAGCAACTACGGAGCATTACATTCAAACAAGATCGAAAATTATCCCGAAAAAGGCAAAAGATCAAAGAATTAGAAGACAAAGAAGCAAAGCTAATCCAAAAT GTTGAAGCATTACTTGTAGAAATCAAAGAAACTGAAGAAGATGCCTCAAGATGGATGGAAGCATGTGAATTGGAAGCAGAAGCTGGGAAAAACGCCGTTTTGGAGCGTGACAAACTg GTCGGCATTTTGAAACAAGAACTCGAAAAAAAGAGTGCAGCCTTGGACATATCAAACGGTAAGctaacgctgaaaaacgagctcGTAAGTGCTGCAGATGCAGCACGCGAAGCAGCCGAAAGATCCCTTCAGCTGGCCGATAGCAGAGCTGCAGGATTACGCCAAAGGATCGAGGAGTTAACAAAGCAGTTGGAAGACTGCGAAAAGAGGAGGAGTAGGCGTAGAAGGAGGTATATTTGTTGGCCTTTCCCTCTGAATCCTGCTAACACTCCTGCGGGTGGGATTAGGAATGTGAAGCGGATGATACCTGAAATGTTAGCATTGGATAACTAA